A window of Gossypium raimondii isolate GPD5lz chromosome 7, ASM2569854v1, whole genome shotgun sequence genomic DNA:
gaattgagttgggggtctgccatTTTGGCCACATTGTACCAGGAGATGTGCGAGGCGACGCGACCAAGTAAAGTGAAAATCGGAGGTTgtctgtcactactgcagtcatgggcaccgtttcgctttccatttttacgtcctcgagtggaccacccatatacattctcactcataacgaggtaaattttatattagattttacaattattacgtatatttaaaatataatagtatgctaaaaatttatttaattaggtggaaccattcggtaagttatgctcgattacctacctctcttgaagatatacggcttctattagaccaacagtcgaAAGCacaagtattaaataaaatagatatttccatcatgagcTAGTcaattggtatttagtatttagtatttagtatatataactaatatttccatcatgttaATATAGTTTCAAtagacaccatacgaggattcggcaattcgggcagtaattccggatgagtacttccaaaatccaaacgcttggcaTGTGAAAGTCGCATTGGTCAACTATCcgaccgtggagatgcaccagtcgaACAGAGAATTACGGCAATTTGGATTCCGAAAACCGATCTCCGTGGCACTTGAGGTGTTGGATGATCATCACAAAATCAACATACGACAATTGCATACGGATTAGCCAAGATTCTGGTCACActacatccaaatgtgggaagaccggtatgattatatacctactcgggaatCGATCATCGTTCCTgagttagcgtgcgtgccaaaatacatgcatggtttaggatccatggcaagtcgTATTTACTGTCGGCAGAGGAGAGACAGCAACAATtacgtgtccaaagggaacgatgtggccctttaaatccaagaagaaggGACGACGAAGCAGGcccatcaacgaggcccagacaatCACCCGGCCCATTATCAGCACCCATACAATCACCAGGCCCAGCAAcagcaccgacacagtcacccaACCCAGTAGTTCAACCGACGATATCCACGGTACAGCCTTTTCATATGATGTCAGGTGCGTATtctagcccttttatgtatcctagccctgatatgtttcctttttctagtcctatggcaggttggagtcaATGGCCCGGTTCATCTCCATTTTCGATTACGCTGAGCGGACCGCCGATGTCTAGGCCAGCATCacacgagggatcgcaagaggggccgtcagggagctcttctttttttcaatctCCATCACCGTAAAGCGCACTTTCTGTCTACGTAggcaaaacgcttcctcaaggacgCGTTTTTCTGCTACGTGACAACACGCTGACGTAAATGCGTTTTCAGGAAAATAGGGTCATTccagtaattaattatttactggacctattttaataatttttttttaaaatggtttctATAGGTAAAGTTTGGGGCTTTTTTTGGTTTAAGtcttattgaattattatttctatattatgGATTCTTTTCTCTTAACCTTTTAGCTGCCTTTTCGTCATGTTCAGACACACACTTTAGCACTTGCATGCCATTTCCCAATAACAAAGTCTCTATCCTTtatagtttattctttttcttttctctccttttttttttttccaaattttaggggtttttttttttttgaaatgttgatttACGATGTCACAATCTGAAGAAACCACTCACACCGATTCCGCCCTTCTGAGTTTAGGGCTTAACTCGACCGATCCGACTCCGATTCCCCTCGACGAGTCACCGTCTGATCTCAATCACTCGGTTAAGGAAACCGACCACCACGAAAACAATCTCGAACAGCAGCTGAATAACCTCGATTTGAAGGAAGAGGACGAGGAGAAAGATGAGGTAGAGACACAAAACGACGTTGAAGAGGAGGAGGACATAATCGAGAATGAGAATGATGATGATGTGAAGAAGGATGAAGAAAGGAGGACAATTTATCCGGTGAGACCGGAAGCAGAGGACTGTGCTTATTATATGAAAACCGGACTTTGCAAATTTGGATTCAATTGCAAGTTCAATCACCCTGTTCGAAGGAAGAACCAGGTCTTTTTTCTCACTTCATTGTTAGTCCGTTTCATTTTATGCTGAAAATGCTCTCTCTTTAGCTGAACAGAAACTATCTTTTTgcttgattgatttttttttccagttGTTTGTTTATGCTGTGAGCCTGTGAGTGTTGAAGTTTCATTTGTTTCAGTTGTTAATTCTTGTGCCTTGAGGAAAATGTAACCATTTCTACTTCTGTCAGCTTGTGAGGGCAAAAAACTGTCTTTTCGTCTTTTCACTCTGACGTAGCTCTTAATTAATTACCAGCTGATATATAATTTAGTATTGGGATATGTTATTCAAACAAAGGAAGTTTTGATTTTTGGGCCTTGTGCTTCACATAGGTACCCTACCCTATCCCTTAACAATTAgtgattttggttgttttattgttttatagtTGACTTGTTTGAAACATACCTATTATCCATTTTATTCtgacttttttttcattctgGGTGTTTTGGAATTATGTTGTCTGAAGGCTGTTAAGGAAAAGGATGAATCAACAGAGAAAACAAACCAACAAGAATGCAAGGTCAATCTTCGTAATTTATGTTTGCAAAATGTGCTCTTTACGATCGTAACTGCTATCACGTTGATGAGTGTtactaatttgattttcaaCTGTTTTTTATGTTCGGTTTTGTTTTGGATCAGTTTGAGTAGTTGAACACATTTGACGAGTTTATTTTTGAGATTAAGTTCTTTGCTTCCTGAGGATGAAATTCTTTTGAATTTATGCTGCTTCTTTTCAGGAATTTTATGACTGAATCTGtgtatattttttcattctttcaatGAAGCCGCCTTTTATAGCATTGTCATTGCATTTCAAGTGCCTAATGTTAATATCTTTAATCACTGGTTCTAATAAATCTTGTTTTTAGACTGGTTTACTTTGGCCCATAACATATTTGTTCCTGCTTGTTCAGCTGCTTCGGAAGTtcatatttatctattttaatctATGTGTATATAAGAAATGTGCACAGTTTGATAGTAACATTTCTGTAGTTTTACAATTTTGCTTGAGATTTTCAGTACTACCTAAGAACTGGTGGATGTAAGTTTGGGAAGGCTTGCAGATACAACCACTCAAAACAAAATTCTTCAGTGAGTCCTATCTTAGAGCTTAACTTTCTGGGGCTGCCCATCCGAAAGGTGTTAATTTTGTCTTTACACTATCAGTGGAACTTTAGCAAATtccataatttcatttttcctaCGATCCTTCAAATCTTATGAGATATATATTTTGTGATTAATTGGAGTAatcattttggaaatttgaattttttaattcatcaCAGGGAGAGAAAGAGTGCCCCTATTACATGCGTAATGGGTCCTGCAAGTATGGAGCCAACTGCAGGTTTAATCATCCTGATCCTAAACTTGCTGGAGCTTGTGAACCACCTTCAGGATACGGTAATGGTGGATCTGTTTCATTGCAAGCTGCGTCACAAGTGAATATGGTATCCTGGTCAGCACCAATGACATTAAATGATAGTGCTGCCTATTTGCCAATTATGTTTTCACCAACTCAAGGTGTTCCACCTCCAAATCCAGAATGGAATGGGTATCAGGTACTACCATGGCTCTTATGTTGTTTAAAGTTTCTGTTCATATATTCTATAGCATGTATTAAACTTATATTAGCATACTATAGTTGCTAATATCTTAGCATTGCAATGGTCC
This region includes:
- the LOC105786580 gene encoding zinc finger CCCH domain-containing protein 67, whose amino-acid sequence is MSQSEETTHTDSALLSLGLNSTDPTPIPLDESPSDLNHSVKETDHHENNLEQQLNNLDLKEEDEEKDEVETQNDVEEEEDIIENENDDDVKKDEERRTIYPVRPEAEDCAYYMKTGLCKFGFNCKFNHPVRRKNQAVKEKDESTEKTNQQECKYYLRTGGCKFGKACRYNHSKQNSSVSPILELNFLGLPIRKGEKECPYYMRNGSCKYGANCRFNHPDPKLAGACEPPSGYGNGGSVSLQAASQVNMVSWSAPMTLNDSAAYLPIMFSPTQGVPPPNPEWNGYQTTLYPPLERGLHPTPAYVMSNPSTETTAYTHHQLQMVVDDFPERPGQPECSYFLKTGDCKFKSNCKYHHPKNRVPKPTPCALSDKGLPLRPDQSICSYYSRYGICKFGPACKFDHSIQATPPTVSGLDQPRPFSHSTATEQAGIARSNRADTAVQQSV